In Mycobacterium sp. Aquia_216, a genomic segment contains:
- a CDS encoding DUF503 domain-containing protein has product MWIAWLEFDVLLGDVRSLKQKRSVIRPVVSELRRKFSVSAAETGSQDLHRRAGIGVAVVSGDRGHAVDVLDAAERLVAAHPEFELLSVRRSLSRSEDYP; this is encoded by the coding sequence ATGTGGATCGCCTGGCTCGAATTCGACGTGTTGCTGGGCGACGTGCGATCGCTCAAGCAGAAGCGGTCGGTGATCCGTCCCGTTGTGTCCGAGCTGCGCCGCAAGTTCAGTGTCTCGGCCGCCGAGACCGGTTCGCAGGACCTGCATCGGAGGGCGGGCATCGGGGTGGCCGTGGTGTCGGGTGACCGTGGGCACGCCGTCGACGTTCTTGACGCGGCCGAACGTCTGGTCGCTGCGCATCCCGAGTTCGAGCTGCTGTCGGTGCGACGCTCGCTGTCGCGCAGCGAGGATTACCCCTAG